A region of Vigna radiata var. radiata cultivar VC1973A unplaced genomic scaffold, Vradiata_ver6 scaffold_48, whole genome shotgun sequence DNA encodes the following proteins:
- the LOC106752862 gene encoding WAT1-related protein At1g68170 isoform X2, giving the protein MSFFSGLFGASLLHNLFLEALDLVSATFATAIYNLVPAVTFILAISCGMEKLNMRSTAGKAKVVGTIIGIGGSMFLTFFKGQEIDVKSFHTDLLHKNNHVLTLHNTDSSHRFLGALCGFGSCFSFALWLIIQSKINKEYPSHHSSTALMSLMAAIQATVFALYVEKDWNQWKLCSSIRILTVVYTGIVGSGLVVIAIAWCVKMRGPMFVSVFNPLMLVLVAVADCLMLGENLYVGSVIGGLLIVCGLYMFLWGKSKEVRKVNKTVSSEITQKHEATEVVVMSTTTKSDDITSTKPNNTVANVS; this is encoded by the exons atgtcattttttaGTGGCTTATTTGg TGCAAGTTTATTGCATAATCTATTCCTGGAGGCATTGGATTTGGTGTCTGCAACATTCGCTACAGCAATTTATAATCTTGTTCCTGCAGTCACTTTTATTTTGGCAATCTCGTGCGG cATGGAAAAGTTGAATATGAGAAGCACAGCAGGGAAGGCCAAGGTGGTGGGAACGATAATAGGAATTGGAGGATCAATGTTTCTGACATTTTTCAAAGGGCAAGAAATTGATGTTAAGAGTTTCCACACTGATCTTCTGCATAAAAATAACCATGTTTTAACTCTGCATAATACTGACTCTAGCCATAGATTTCTGGGTGCTTTGTGTGGTTTTGGAAGCTGCTTCAGTTTTGCATTATGGCTCATCATTCAG TCTAAGATAAACAAAGAATACCCCAGTCATCACTCAAGTACTGCGTTAATGTCCTTAATGGCTGCAATACAAGCCACAGTCTTTGCCCTTTATGTTGAAAAGGACTGGAACCAGTGGAAGTTGTGTTCCAGTATTAGGATTCTAACTGTGGTTTATACG GGAATCGTGGGCTCTGGATTAGTGGTAATCGCCATTGCATGGTGTGTAAAAATGAGAGGTCCGATGTTTGTATCTGTTTTCAACCCTCTGATGCTCGTGCTTGTGGCTGTGGCTGATTGCTTGATGTTAGGTGAAAACTTATATGTAGGAAG TGTGATTGGAGGCTTGCTAATCGTGTGTGGCTTGTACATGTTTCTATGGGGTAAAAGCAAAGAAGTGAGAAAGGTGAATAAGACAGTGTCGTCAGAAATCACCCAGAAACATGAAGCAACCGAAGTAGTTGTCATGTCCACCACAACAAAAAGTGACGACATTACCAGTACCAAACCCAATAACACAGTTGCCAATGTTTCTTGA
- the LOC106752862 gene encoding WAT1-related protein At1g25270 isoform X1, translated as MKNLVQDLKPVLLMVLVQIAYSSVNVLYKLAINDGMSIRIVTAYRLIFAVVFTFSLALIFERKSRPKLTWRVLFMSFFSGLFGASLLHNLFLEALDLVSATFATAIYNLVPAVTFILAISCGMEKLNMRSTAGKAKVVGTIIGIGGSMFLTFFKGQEIDVKSFHTDLLHKNNHVLTLHNTDSSHRFLGALCGFGSCFSFALWLIIQSKINKEYPSHHSSTALMSLMAAIQATVFALYVEKDWNQWKLCSSIRILTVVYTGIVGSGLVVIAIAWCVKMRGPMFVSVFNPLMLVLVAVADCLMLGENLYVGSVIGGLLIVCGLYMFLWGKSKEVRKVNKTVSSEITQKHEATEVVVMSTTTKSDDITSTKPNNTVANVS; from the exons ATGAAGAACCTAGTGCAAGACTTAAAGCCTGTGCTGCTGATGGTATTGGTTCAAATTGCATATTCTTCTGTTAATGTGCTGTATAAGCTCGCCATAAATGATGGAATGAGCATTAGGATAGTCACTGCCTACCGTCTTATTTTTGCAGTAgttttcactttttctcttGCTCTTATTTTCGAAAG AAAGAGCAGACCAAAGTTGACATGGAGGGTGCttttcatgtcattttttaGTGGCTTATTTGg TGCAAGTTTATTGCATAATCTATTCCTGGAGGCATTGGATTTGGTGTCTGCAACATTCGCTACAGCAATTTATAATCTTGTTCCTGCAGTCACTTTTATTTTGGCAATCTCGTGCGG cATGGAAAAGTTGAATATGAGAAGCACAGCAGGGAAGGCCAAGGTGGTGGGAACGATAATAGGAATTGGAGGATCAATGTTTCTGACATTTTTCAAAGGGCAAGAAATTGATGTTAAGAGTTTCCACACTGATCTTCTGCATAAAAATAACCATGTTTTAACTCTGCATAATACTGACTCTAGCCATAGATTTCTGGGTGCTTTGTGTGGTTTTGGAAGCTGCTTCAGTTTTGCATTATGGCTCATCATTCAG TCTAAGATAAACAAAGAATACCCCAGTCATCACTCAAGTACTGCGTTAATGTCCTTAATGGCTGCAATACAAGCCACAGTCTTTGCCCTTTATGTTGAAAAGGACTGGAACCAGTGGAAGTTGTGTTCCAGTATTAGGATTCTAACTGTGGTTTATACG GGAATCGTGGGCTCTGGATTAGTGGTAATCGCCATTGCATGGTGTGTAAAAATGAGAGGTCCGATGTTTGTATCTGTTTTCAACCCTCTGATGCTCGTGCTTGTGGCTGTGGCTGATTGCTTGATGTTAGGTGAAAACTTATATGTAGGAAG TGTGATTGGAGGCTTGCTAATCGTGTGTGGCTTGTACATGTTTCTATGGGGTAAAAGCAAAGAAGTGAGAAAGGTGAATAAGACAGTGTCGTCAGAAATCACCCAGAAACATGAAGCAACCGAAGTAGTTGTCATGTCCACCACAACAAAAAGTGACGACATTACCAGTACCAAACCCAATAACACAGTTGCCAATGTTTCTTGA